The genomic interval CCCGACTGACAGTTACGTTGGCAGGCAACGGGATTCGGGAAGGGTGTGCCCCGGGACCGCCGTGTCTCCTACGATGCAGTCGACAGCGGGACGACAGGGGTGAGCCGGATGACCGAGAGTTTCACGGGTGTGGACCAGTCGAAACCGAGCATCGCTCGCGTGTACGACTACCTGCTCGGCGGTCGCGACAATTACGAGGTCGACCGCAAGATCGGCGACTACTTCATCAACGATCTGCCCGGCTCGGTGGCGATCGCCTACGCCAACCGGCAGGCTCTCATCCGGGCCGTGGGCGACATGGCGCGCGACGGCATCCGGCAGTTCGTCGATATGGGCAGCGGGCTGCCCACCGCCGACAATGTGCACCAGGTGGCGCAGGACCACGCGCCCGACGCGCGGGTCGCCTACATCGACAACGACCCCATCGTACTGGCGCACGGGAGGGCGCTGCTCGAGACCGACGACAACACCACGGTGATCCAGGCCGACCTGCGCGAGCCCGAGAAGATCCGGCAGCACCCCGACGTGCGGCGGTTGATCGATTTCGATCAGCCGGTCGGTGTCGTCTTCAGCGCGATCCTGCACCACCTCAACGACGACGAGGACCCGCGCGAGCTGGTGCAGTGGTGGGTGGATCGGGTGCCGTCGGGCAGCGAGGTCTACATCTCGCACTTCCGGTCGGGCAACAACGAGGAGACCCAGGTCGCCGAGAGCAAACTGCAGGAGACCTTCGGCCGCGGCCGGTGGCGCACCGACGACGAGATCCTCGCCCTGTTCGGCGACGACTTGGAGGTCCTCGAGCCCGGCTTGACCTTCTGCGCCCGGTGGCGCCCCGCCGCGCCCGCCGCGGGCGTCGAAACGATCGGCGTCACCGAACGCGAGCTGACCATCTGGGAGCACCTGATCTCCTGCGCCCTCGCCCGCAAGAAGTAGCCTGAACCCCACGATCACCGGTGCGCACACCATCATCCACGCCCGATCACGATCCGTGGCGCAGTGCCGGGATGTCTGTGTCCCCGTGGCTGATGTCGACCGGATGTACACGGCGGGTAGCCGCGCCGACGGCAGTCGCTGGTCGTGACGGCGCGGTGCCAGCTTTCGCCGGCGGCGACTCGCTGACACCCAGGATCGCGGACTGGGTTTAGGCTCCCGGCATGAGCATGGCCCACACCGAGGAAAGCCGACCGGGGCGCCGACGTCTGCGGTCGCGGTTTCGCAGGCATCTTCTGCTCCTCTGCACCGTCGTGGCCTGCCTTGGGATACTCGTCCCGGCGAGCAAACCGGCCGGCACCGAGCTGATGTCGTTGTCTCCGTCGCAAGTCCTCGGGGCGGCATTCGTGGTGATCGTGGTGTGGACCGTTGCAATCACGTACCTGATCCTGGCAGTCCGATCCCGGCGGCTTCGAGTACCTGAACTCGGCTCCCTGGCTGCTCCCGTGCTGATAATCGCGCTCACGGCCATTTCATGGCGCGCAGATCTGCCGATGACGCTGCGCTGGCAGCTCTCGGCGCATGCCTTCGAAGACGTGGCACAGCAGGTGAATGCCGGGGCCGATCCACGGACATTCGAAGGTGATCGCCTCGGCCTGTATCGCATTCGCGGTGTCGAACGCCTCGACGACGGCATCTACTTCCGAACCGGACCTATGGGGTCCTATTGCTCGATGGGAAGTGGCTTCGCCGATCTTTCCGGCCACCAGCCCGAGACAAGCGCATCCCATCACCTCAGCGGCAACTGGTATTGGTTCTGTTTCACCAGCGCGAGCGTTGCAGCGCACGACCACGCCCTCGGCGAGGTGTACTAGCCGTCAGCCGCTGCGGGGCGCGTACATGATGACCGCAACCCCGACAAGGCAGATCAGCGCGCCGATGACGTCCCAGCGGTCGGGTCGGAACCCGTCCAGCGCCATCCCCCACAGCAGCGATCCGGCCACGAACACT from Nocardia wallacei carries:
- a CDS encoding SAM-dependent methyltransferase; amino-acid sequence: MTESFTGVDQSKPSIARVYDYLLGGRDNYEVDRKIGDYFINDLPGSVAIAYANRQALIRAVGDMARDGIRQFVDMGSGLPTADNVHQVAQDHAPDARVAYIDNDPIVLAHGRALLETDDNTTVIQADLREPEKIRQHPDVRRLIDFDQPVGVVFSAILHHLNDDEDPRELVQWWVDRVPSGSEVYISHFRSGNNEETQVAESKLQETFGRGRWRTDDEILALFGDDLEVLEPGLTFCARWRPAAPAAGVETIGVTERELTIWEHLISCALARKK